From one Streptomyces sp. CA-210063 genomic stretch:
- a CDS encoding tetratricopeptide repeat protein yields MDTTYYDHGTPAERWERAGMFFDAKDYAAAARVLGPLVEEVPEQTGPRLLLARAYYHSAQLRRAEAELRVLVERDPVEHYARLMLGRTLQRQARHDEAESHLRIASALAGDFERL; encoded by the coding sequence GTGGACACGACGTACTACGACCACGGAACCCCCGCCGAGCGCTGGGAGCGCGCGGGGATGTTCTTCGACGCCAAGGACTACGCCGCCGCCGCGCGCGTTCTCGGCCCGCTGGTCGAGGAGGTGCCGGAGCAGACCGGCCCACGGCTGCTGCTGGCCCGCGCCTACTACCACTCGGCCCAACTGCGCCGCGCCGAGGCCGAGTTGCGCGTTCTCGTGGAACGGGACCCGGTGGAGCACTACGCCCGGCTGATGCTGGGCCGCACGCTCCAGCGGCAGGCCCGGCACGACGAGGCGGAGTCCCACCTGCGGATCGCCTCGGCACTCGCGGGCGACTTCGAGCGGCTGTGA
- a CDS encoding PepSY domain-containing protein encodes MKRKGKWIVGAVLSAALIGGGTGIAVSATGGDDTETSISGPALGKASAAALAYTGGGEVTDSEVGDEEGSYEVEVTLDNGKQADVHLDKDFKVLGSEVDGGDEPNDKD; translated from the coding sequence ATGAAGCGCAAGGGTAAGTGGATCGTCGGGGCCGTGCTCTCGGCCGCGCTGATCGGCGGTGGTACTGGCATCGCTGTATCCGCGACCGGTGGGGATGACACCGAGACATCCATCTCAGGACCCGCCCTGGGGAAGGCGAGCGCCGCGGCACTCGCGTACACCGGAGGAGGCGAGGTCACGGACTCCGAGGTCGGCGACGAGGAGGGCTCCTACGAGGTCGAGGTGACGCTCGACAACGGCAAGCAGGCCGACGTGCACCTCGACAAGGACTTCAAGGTCCTCGGCAGCGAAGTGGACGGCGGGGACGAGCCGAACGACAAGGACTGA
- a CDS encoding MarR family winged helix-turn-helix transcriptional regulator, whose amino-acid sequence MSSAFEGATPGFLVWRLSTKWRVAVDRAVAPLGLTHAQYALVASLYGMHRAGQRPSQRQLADHTGLEALYVSKLARALETAGLLERTRDPRDPRAVQLALTEEGRDVARRAIEVVQGLLRQLLEPLGGLDSARTREFARDLTALLDVPLTPATEHEKEQP is encoded by the coding sequence ATGAGTTCGGCTTTCGAGGGCGCGACGCCCGGTTTTCTCGTCTGGCGGCTGTCCACGAAGTGGCGGGTGGCGGTCGACCGCGCGGTCGCTCCGCTGGGGCTGACCCACGCGCAGTACGCGCTGGTGGCGTCGTTGTACGGCATGCACCGGGCCGGACAACGGCCGAGCCAGCGGCAACTCGCGGACCACACCGGCCTGGAGGCCCTGTACGTCTCCAAGCTGGCCCGCGCCTTGGAGACCGCCGGGCTCCTCGAACGCACCCGGGACCCCCGCGACCCGCGCGCCGTACAGCTGGCGCTCACCGAGGAGGGGCGCGATGTGGCCCGGCGCGCGATCGAGGTCGTCCAGGGGCTGCTGCGACAGCTGCTGGAACCGCTCGGCGGCCTCGACAGCGCCCGCACACGGGAGTTCGCGCGCGACCTGACAGCACTCCTCGACGTACCACTCACCCCTGCCACCGAGCACGAGAAGGAGCAGCCATGA
- a CDS encoding MarR family transcriptional regulator, producing the protein MTTTAPTVDGRVIGLAHYASRAVLESVLAGYGLTFQQSVTLRLVAVADEPVDRDRLVGQVVDSLKVEEAGIRAAVEELVFAKLLETDPAQPTRLRITDAGRESFTRSAAETAPISARIYAGIPAEDLVAAGRVLTLVTERANAELAAMK; encoded by the coding sequence ATGACCACCACCGCCCCCACCGTCGACGGCCGCGTCATCGGCCTCGCCCACTACGCCAGCCGCGCGGTTCTGGAAAGCGTCCTGGCCGGCTACGGCTTGACGTTCCAGCAGTCGGTGACCCTCCGGCTCGTCGCGGTCGCCGACGAACCCGTCGACCGTGACCGGCTCGTGGGCCAGGTCGTCGACTCCCTCAAGGTCGAGGAAGCCGGCATACGGGCCGCCGTCGAGGAGTTGGTCTTCGCGAAGTTGCTGGAGACGGACCCCGCGCAGCCGACCCGGCTCAGGATCACGGACGCCGGGCGTGAGTCGTTCACCAGGTCCGCCGCCGAGACCGCACCCATCTCCGCCCGAATCTACGCCGGCATTCCCGCCGAGGATCTGGTGGCCGCCGGTCGCGTACTGACCCTCGTCACCGAGCGCGCCAACGCGGAGCTGGCCGCCATGAAGTAG
- a CDS encoding cold-shock protein: MAKGTVKWFNSEKGFGFIEQEGGGPDVFAHYSNIAAQGFRELQEGQKVEFDVTQGQKGPQAENIRPV; the protein is encoded by the coding sequence ATGGCCAAGGGCACGGTCAAGTGGTTCAACAGTGAGAAGGGCTTCGGCTTCATCGAGCAGGAGGGCGGCGGCCCCGACGTCTTCGCCCACTACTCCAACATCGCCGCCCAGGGCTTCCGCGAGCTGCAGGAGGGCCAGAAGGTCGAGTTCGACGTCACCCAGGGCCAGAAGGGCCCGCAGGCGGAGAACATTCGCCCTGTCTGA
- a CDS encoding PepSY-associated TM helix domain-containing protein translates to MTTAPSTETDEPQKPVVKPDVTTRGWSSLRPLVLRLHFYAGVLVAPFLLVAALTGGLYAASFSVEKFVYADEMTVAKVGAEKLPISEQVAAAREAHPEGTISAVRPSPEDDATTRVMLTGVAGIDETNTLAVFVDPYTAQVRGALEQYGATGALPVRTWIDKFHANLQLGETGRLYSELAASWLWVISGGGLVLWFTRRRAQRKVRGTSGRRRTLGLHGTVGVWAAAGFFFLSATGLTWSTYAGANIEVLRTELHQATPAISAAAGDHGGHDAGPADGGTAADGDLDKILAAARAEGLGDPVEIVPPADASSTYVVKQVQRSWPTKQDAVAVDPATAEVTDTLRFADFPILAKLSRWGIDAHTGVLFGLVNQLLLIALALSLVMLILWGYRMWWQRGRASSFGRPIPRGAWQQVPPHLLVPALAVIAVLGYFVPLLGIPLAAFIVVDVVLGEIAYRRGKRSYGGRAEAKSDA, encoded by the coding sequence ATGACCACCGCTCCCTCGACCGAGACGGACGAGCCCCAGAAACCCGTCGTCAAGCCCGACGTCACCACGAGGGGCTGGTCCTCGCTCAGGCCCCTCGTCCTGCGGCTGCATTTCTACGCGGGCGTCCTCGTCGCCCCGTTCCTGCTGGTCGCGGCCCTGACGGGCGGGCTGTACGCCGCCTCGTTCTCGGTCGAGAAGTTCGTCTACGCCGACGAGATGACGGTCGCGAAGGTGGGCGCCGAGAAGCTGCCGATCTCCGAGCAGGTGGCCGCCGCCCGCGAGGCGCACCCCGAAGGCACCATCTCCGCCGTACGCCCCTCGCCGGAGGACGACGCGACGACCCGCGTGATGCTGACGGGCGTCGCGGGCATCGACGAGACCAACACGCTCGCGGTGTTCGTCGACCCGTACACGGCTCAGGTGCGCGGCGCGCTGGAGCAGTACGGGGCGACCGGCGCGCTGCCGGTGCGGACCTGGATCGACAAGTTCCACGCCAACCTCCAGCTCGGCGAGACCGGCCGCCTCTACAGCGAACTCGCCGCCAGCTGGCTGTGGGTCATCTCGGGCGGCGGTCTCGTGCTCTGGTTCACCCGCCGCCGCGCCCAGCGCAAGGTGCGCGGTACCAGCGGCCGCCGACGCACCCTGGGCCTGCACGGCACGGTCGGCGTCTGGGCCGCCGCCGGGTTCTTCTTCCTCTCGGCGACGGGCCTGACCTGGTCGACGTACGCAGGCGCCAACATCGAGGTCCTGCGCACCGAACTCCACCAGGCCACCCCGGCCATCTCGGCCGCGGCGGGCGACCACGGCGGCCATGACGCCGGCCCGGCGGACGGCGGGACGGCCGCGGACGGCGACCTGGACAAGATCCTCGCCGCCGCGCGCGCCGAGGGCCTCGGTGACCCGGTGGAGATCGTGCCGCCCGCCGACGCGTCCTCCACGTACGTCGTGAAGCAGGTCCAGCGCAGCTGGCCCACCAAGCAGGACGCGGTGGCCGTGGACCCGGCGACCGCCGAGGTCACCGACACGCTCCGGTTCGCCGACTTCCCGATCCTCGCCAAGCTGTCCCGCTGGGGCATCGACGCCCACACCGGCGTCCTGTTCGGCCTGGTGAACCAGCTGCTCCTGATCGCCCTCGCGCTCTCCCTCGTCATGCTGATCCTCTGGGGCTACCGCATGTGGTGGCAGCGCGGCCGCGCCTCGTCCTTCGGCCGCCCGATCCCGCGCGGCGCCTGGCAGCAGGTGCCGCCGCACCTCCTGGTCCCCGCCCTGGCCGTCATCGCCGTCCTGGGCTACTTCGTGCCGCTACTCGGCATCCCCCTCGCCGCGTTCATCGTGGTGGACGTCGTCCTGGGCGAGATCGCGTACCGGCGGGGCAAGCGGTCGTACGGCGGCCGGGCGGAGGCCAAGTCGGACGCGTAG
- a CDS encoding pirin family protein has product MSNLDRQPVPSVCGGRGFVVTEPVRELLSPRRVRLGESTEVRRLLPNLGRRMVGAWAFVDHYGPDDIADEPGMQVPPHPHMGLQTVSWLHEGEVLHRDSTGSLQTIRPRELGLMTSGRAISHSEESPKPHARFLHGAQLWVALPDSHRHTDPRFEHHAELPVITAAGLSATLILGSLDGATSPGTTFTPIVGADLTLTRGADLRLPLEPDFEYAVLSMSGEAHVDGVPVLPGSMLYLGCGRTELPLRADSDASLMLLGGEPFEEELIMFWNWIGRSQEEIVQARQDWMEGTRFGEVKGYDGPPLSAPELPPVSLKPRGRVR; this is encoded by the coding sequence ATGAGCAATCTTGACCGTCAGCCGGTGCCGAGTGTGTGCGGCGGCCGGGGATTCGTCGTCACCGAACCCGTGCGGGAACTGCTGAGCCCTCGCCGGGTGCGGCTCGGCGAGTCCACCGAGGTCCGGCGCCTGCTGCCCAACCTGGGCCGCCGCATGGTGGGGGCGTGGGCCTTTGTCGATCACTACGGCCCCGACGACATCGCCGACGAGCCCGGCATGCAGGTCCCGCCGCACCCGCACATGGGCCTGCAGACCGTCAGCTGGCTTCACGAGGGCGAGGTCCTGCACCGCGACTCCACGGGCAGCCTCCAGACGATCCGTCCGCGCGAACTGGGCCTGATGACCTCCGGCCGGGCCATCAGCCACTCCGAGGAGAGCCCGAAGCCGCACGCCCGCTTTCTGCACGGCGCTCAGCTGTGGGTGGCCCTCCCGGACAGCCACCGGCACACCGACCCGCGCTTCGAGCACCACGCCGAACTGCCTGTCATCACGGCGGCCGGCCTGAGCGCCACCCTCATCCTCGGCTCCCTGGACGGCGCGACCTCGCCCGGCACGACCTTCACGCCGATCGTCGGCGCCGACCTCACCCTGACGCGCGGCGCCGACCTGCGCCTCCCCCTCGAACCCGACTTCGAGTACGCCGTCCTCTCCATGTCCGGCGAGGCCCACGTCGACGGCGTCCCCGTCCTCCCCGGCTCCATGCTCTACCTCGGCTGCGGCCGCACCGAACTCCCCCTCCGCGCCGACTCGGACGCCTCCCTCATGCTCCTCGGCGGCGAACCCTTCGAGGAGGAGCTGATCATGTTCTGGAACTGGATCGGACGGTCCCAGGAAGAGATCGTGCAGGCGCGTCAGGACTGGATGGAAGGGACGCGATTCGGGGAGGTAAAGGGGTACGACGGGCCTCCACTGTCCGCACCGGAACTGCCACCGGTGTCGTTGAAACCGCGGGGAAGAGTGCGCTGA